Proteins encoded in a region of the Anopheles aquasalis chromosome 2, idAnoAquaMG_Q_19, whole genome shotgun sequence genome:
- the LOC126573377 gene encoding integrator complex subunit 10, with protein sequence MEVLSNEKYLIARAKESTDPYKAKAWIIAAKTLFPNDFGVQFEAYEIEKNANNFEEAAKCLGYIVMTFHGAHQTPSNFLNEISAMTNALRIPEGTATPEQEFYVKMFQYISYEVQHQILLLTAAHSNNNLDHCRLILLLLKRFPQAISTHAPRLLETLIQNVAVPSFKEMLFNEAIPLVFNRAPDLAPQHVHQLMAVCFEYYLSQMLSSECEDRVRSVNDCWKKIFDILDFCGKILKWEPFVLFKKSWSKDVYWQKIIHIYKLDPFGSTESKQILFCATVVFVLALQEYIGHSKLRSKDGTTETEVILVEALKDVTLDMKHRPLEGVLEIPHILVTAPVSADAPNCFIACHSCWQLLHSTERMKSDFAQLILCLPQLSGWMQKFLIDLYVCVGQHDETATLLQSPNVVSMGALEKSVRQFALNLAQGPVSVHLFDQILTILKHLPQAPSGGSYLENVALTPTARLLMLIPLTKRAILHYLVQTLVAILKPKLVDPECSNSVLGNLLVLSQLNWPHESTTVEIIFEIIKSRRQFSYLLFTSYIITAEIIEEFMHLWTHSPEVKLELAMPQQSLATGARRIGTRGADKGVKEDFKQTIRQQIARSNDDIDELMMQFLQHQHLSLVQNVFEK encoded by the exons ATGGAAGTTTTATCGAATGAAAAATACCTGATTGCTCGTGCGAAAGAGTCCACCGATCCTTACAAAGCCAAGGCGTGGATCATAGCGGCTAAAACGCTCTTTCCAAACGATTTCGGTGTACAG tTCGAGGCCTACGAGATTGAGAAAAATGCCAACAACTTCGAGGAAGCGGCCAAGTGCCTCGGTTATAT TGTCATGACTTTCCATGGTGCTCATCAAACGCCGTCGAACTTCCTGAACGAGATATCCGCGATGACCAACGCGTTACGCATCCCGGAGGGAACTGCAACTCCCGAGCAGGAGTTTTACGTGAAAATGTTCCAGTACATTTCGTACGAAGTCCAGCACCAGATACTGCTACTGACGGCAGCGCATTCCAATAACAATCTAGATCATTGCCGcttgattctgctgctgctgaagcgcTTCCCACAGGCGATATCCACTCATGCG CCTCGCTTGCTCGAAACATTGATACAAAACGTGGCAGTGCCGAGCTTCAAGGAGATGCTGTTCAATGAAGCCATTCCGTTGGTCTTCAATCGTGCGCCCGACTTAGCGCCCCAACACGTGCACCAGTTGATGGCCGTGTGTTTCGAGTATTATCTCAGCCAGATGTTGAGCAGCGAGTGTGAGGATCGTGTTCGATCGGTAAATGATTGCTGGAAAAAAATATTCGACATTCTTGACTTTTGTGGCAAAATCCTTAAATGGGAACCGTTCGTACTGTTTAAAAAGAGCTGGAGCAAGGACGTCTATTGGCAGAAGATCATCCATATCTATAAGCTCGATCCTTTCGGGTCGACGGAAAGCAAACAGATCCTGTTCTGCGCCACTGTCGTGTTCGTTCTGGCGTTGCAGGAGTACATTGGACATTCGAAGCTTCGATCGAAGGATGGAACCACCGAGACGGAAGTGATACTGGTCGAGGCACTGAAAGATGTGACTCTCGATATGAAACATCGACCATTGGAGGGAGTGCTCGAGATTCCGCACATTCTGGTTACGGCACCGGTTAGTGCGGATGCACCAAACTGTTTTATCGCCTGTCACAGTTGCTGGCAATTGCTACATTCGACCGAACGCATGAAGAGCGACTTTGCACAGCTTATACTATGCCTTCCGCAACTCTCTGGATGGATGCAAAAGTTCTTAATCGATCTGTACGTGTGCGTAGGGCAGCATGACGAAACGGCCACCTTGCTGCAATCACCAAACGTTGTCTCGATGGGTGCGCTAGAGAAATCTGTTCGTCAGTTTGCACTTAACCTCGCGCAAGGACCCGTTTCGGTTCATCTGTTTGATCAGATCCTCACAATCTTGAAACATCTGCCTCAGGCGCCATCCGGTGGATCGTACCTGGAGAACGTTGCACTTACACCAACGGCACGGCTACTCATGCTGATACCGCTCACGAAGCGAGCCATTTTGCATTATCTCGTGCAGACATTGGTAGCGATCCTGAAACCGAAGCTGGTCGATCCGGAGTGTAGCAACTCAGTGCTCGGCAATTTATTGGTGCTGTCGCAGCTTAACTGGCCGCACGAGTCGACGACGGTGGAAATCATTTTCGAAATCATCAAGAGCCGGCGTCAGTTTTCGTACCTGCTGTTTACGAGCTACATCATCACCGCGGAGATTATCGAGGAGTTTATGCACCTGTGGACGCATTCTCCGGAAGTAAAATTGGAGTTGGCTATGCCGCAACAGAGCTTGGCAACGGGGGCGCGTCGTATTGGTACACGAGGTGCTGATAAGGGAGTTAAGGAGGACTTTAAGCAGACAATACGGCAGCAGATAGCACGCAGTAACGATGATATTGATGAGCTGATGATGCAGTTTCTCCAGCACCAACATCTGTCTCTGGTGCAAAATGTTTTTGAGAAATGA